TGAATTAAGTTTTTTTCTTCCAGGAAAGTTACATTGTTGTACAAAGAAGCTTTTCGGCTGTGTTTATACAATCGTCTCCATTCATAATCGTTACCCTTTGCCTGTGAGGTGTTTAGATGTATTTCATTATTATGATTTATTTTACTTTCTTCAAACGAAGTATGCCAGACCATTTTACCCAACAAAGGCGATTGTATATGAGTTACGTTAGAAAAATCCCTTGGAAAACTGTCTATATTAATCGAAGTTTCTCCAACTCTGAATATGTTTACTAACGCTTCACCATTTTTTGTTTTATAGAATTTAGACGGATATCTTCTTGTTGCCAATTTGCTAATCATGGGTTGTAAATCCTGTTCGTTTTCAAAAATTATATCGATATCATTAATTGTAATGTCATAATACTCGCGAAGATTAATATAGTCTGCAATGCCTCCGCAAAAGACCACTTTAGACATGTTTACATTATTAAATAAAAACTCTAAAGCCATTTGCTGAAAGCCGCGAATATTTCTTTTATCGTATTCTAAAAAAGAGGTGTTTTCAACATTCATATTTTTAATTTTTACCAGTTAACATATATGATTCGTTTTTTCCAAGCCAATTTTATGATGCTCAAATTCCAGCTTAATTTGTCTAATAAAACATCTTGCGTTTTTCGTTCTATAATTATTGTGGGACTTTCGTCTCCAATAACGCTCAGTTTTCCCGGGCGTTGCAAAAACTCGTTTTGAAGTAATTCTGCCGATGATTTTTTCATGATATCCCAATTATCCAATACCGCCTGAAGCATTTCTGCCGCTTCTTTTTTCATTTCTTCAGAGAGTACAATGTTTCTTTCAATAGGTTCGTCTATTGGAATATTGCATAAGAATTTTTCGAAAGTCATAGCATTCTCATAATCCTGTTCTTTTCCGGTCGCGACATAATGCAAAAGGTGCGTGGCAACTTCGGGATCATTTATTGTATTGTCTTTATCGAGCAATTTGCAATTAACAAACAGTGATTTCAAAAAGGGATGAATCAACATTAAACCCGCATTTTCTACATATAAACCGCTAATATCTGCTTCTAAAATATTTTCTTTTTTATCAAGCGAAAGCTCTTTTTTATCGATTACTTTTTCATGATTATTTGGCGTTTTTTCTTCTGAATCATTCGATAATGATTCGATATTTTTCTCGTCTTTATGAACAGTTTCTTCTTTGTTTTTTATCGAAATAAAATCAGGATCAGGTGTTGTCGTTTCCTTATTTTTCTGAATTTTTTCTGCTTCGATTTCTGATTCTATTTCAGTTTTATTTTTTATCTCTGTTTCTGTTTCAGGTTTTATTGGTTCTTGTTTTTTTGAGGAAGTTTCGATTCCGGTTTCGATTCCCGTTTCTTTTCCTTTTAAAATAACCTTGTCTAGTTTTTTTTCGATAATCGAAATAATAGCATCTAGATTAGCCAGTAGTTCCAATTCGTTTTGGTTCTCAATTTGATTTTCAATTTCCTTTAGAAAAAGTTCTGTGTGTTTTAAAAAACTGTTCTGTTTATGAAATTCAAACACATTAGAAATCAATGCGAAAAGCTTTTGTTTTAAAATTGTATTGCTTGTTTCCAAAAGGCTTAAAACAACTATTTCCCACATTAAAAATCGTTGATTCGGAATCAATATATTTTTTGAAATACTGGTTTCAATAGATTTTTTTATCGCTTCAATCCTGATTATTTTGGAATTGCTTTCAGCATTATTTTTTTTAAGTAATATTCCTTTTTTAATTATTGTTACAATTTG
This genomic window from Flavobacterium sp. 9 contains:
- a CDS encoding contractile injection system tape measure protein translates to MLNSNKHIINKVFLEINTDSKEKGYYLKDNIDAFLQQEIFKVLENYFNELDSKNPSYSVQLDKLNIDIAINQNLDIEDFKEQILNKITKQVEEVFEKEDSNNIEGYKIIKPQEKEIESFFYFLETGTNVWWTTLDHNFKIVDDTAFDEILNDESFSFKWKNTVRKPIARTRFIKQFSDEQIVTIIKKGILLKKNNAESNSKIIRIEAIKKSIETSISKNILIPNQRFLMWEIVVLSLLETSNTILKQKLFALISNVFEFHKQNSFLKHTELFLKEIENQIENQNELELLANLDAIISIIEKKLDKVILKGKETGIETGIETSSKKQEPIKPETETEIKNKTEIESEIEAEKIQKNKETTTPDPDFISIKNKEETVHKDEKNIESLSNDSEEKTPNNHEKVIDKKELSLDKKENILEADISGLYVENAGLMLIHPFLKSLFVNCKLLDKDNTINDPEVATHLLHYVATGKEQDYENAMTFEKFLCNIPIDEPIERNIVLSEEMKKEAAEMLQAVLDNWDIMKKSSAELLQNEFLQRPGKLSVIGDESPTIIIERKTQDVLLDKLSWNLSIIKLAWKKRIIYVNW